One window of the Silurus meridionalis isolate SWU-2019-XX chromosome 24, ASM1480568v1, whole genome shotgun sequence genome contains the following:
- the LOC124377909 gene encoding putative proline-rich protein 21: MLISERANHNEYQYTSISTSLSVHQYQYTSISTSLSVHQYQYITISTPVSVHHYQYTSISTSLSVHHYQYITISTPVSVHHYQYTSISTSLSVHQYQYITISTPVSVHHYQYTSISTPVSVHHYQYTSISTSLSVHQYQYITISTPVSVHQYQYITISTSLSVHQYQYITISTPVSVHHYQYTSISTSLSVHQYQYITISTPVSVHQYQYITISTPVSVHHYQYTSISTSLSVHQYQYITISTPVSVHQYQYITISTPVSVHHYQYTSISTSLSVHQYQYITISTPVSVHQYQYITISTSHQYQYITISTPVSVHQYQYITISTPVSVHQYQYIYISTPVSVHQYQYITISTPVSVHQYQYITISTPVSVHQYQYITISTSHQYQYTSISTSVSVHQYQYISISTPVSVHQYQYITISTSLSVHQYQYTSISTSLSVHQYQYTSISTPVSVHHYQYITISTPVSVHHYQYTSISTSHQYQYITISTPVSVHQYQYTSILVE; encoded by the coding sequence ATGCTGATTAGCGAGCGAGCTAATCACAATGAGTATCAGTACACCAGTATCAGTACATCACTATCAGTACACCAGTATCAGTACACCAGTATCAGTACATCACTATCAGTACACCAGTATCAGTACATCACTATCAGTACACCAGTATCAGTACATCACTATCAGTACACCAGTATCAGTACATCACTATCAGTACATCACTATCAGTACATCACTATCAGTACACCAGTATCAGTACATCACTATCAGTACACCAGTATCAGTACATCACTATCAGTACACCAGTATCAGTACATCACTATCAGTACACCAGTATCAGTACATCACTATCAGTACACCAGTATCAGTACACCAGTATCAGTACATCACTATCAGTACACCAGTATCAGTACATCACTATCAGTACACCAGTATCAGTACATCACTATCAGTACACCAGTATCAGTACATCAGTATCAGTACATCACTATCAGTACATCACTATCAGTACACCAGTATCAGTACATCACTATCAGTACACCAGTATCAGTACATCACTATCAGTACACCAGTATCAGTACATCACTATCAGTACACCAGTATCAGTACATCACTATCAGTACACCAGTATCAGTACACCAGTATCAGTACATCACTATCAGTACACCAGTATCAGTACATCACTATCAGTACACCAGTATCAGTACATCACTATCAGTACACCAGTATCAGTACATCACTATCAGTACACCAGTATCAGTACACCAGTATCAGTACATCACTATCAGTACACCAGTATCAGTACATCACTATCAGTACACCAGTATCAGTACATCACTATCAGTACACCAGTATCAGTACATCACTATCAGTACACCAGTATCAGTACACCAGTATCAGTACATCACCATCAGTACATCACATCAGTATCAGTACATCACTATCAGTACACCAGTATCAGTACACCAGTATCAGTACATCACTATCAGTACACCAGTATCAGTACACCAGTATCAGTACATCTATATCAGTACACCAGTATCAGTACACCAGTATCAGTACATCACTATCAGTACACCAGTATCAGTACATCAGTATCAGTACATCACTATCAGTACACCAGTATCAGTACACCAGTATCAGTACATCACTATCAGTACATCACATCAGTATCAGTACACCAGTATCAGTACATCAGTATCAGTACACCAGTATCAGTACATCAGTATCAGTACACCAGTATCAGTACACCAGTATCAGTACATCACTATCAGTACATCACTATCAGTACACCAGTATCAGTACACCAGTATCAGTACATCACTATCAGTACACCAGTATCAGTACACCAGTATCAGTACACCAGTATCAGTACATCACTATCAGTACATCACTATCAGTACACCAGTATCAGTACACCACTATCAGTACACCAGTATCAGTACATCACATCAGTATCAGTACATCACTATCAGTACACCAGTATCAGTACACCAGTATCAGTACACCAGTATTTTAGTAGAATGA